CGTCGCATCGCGCCGCCGATCGCAAGAAACGCGGACGAATTTCCTTGCTTATCGGCAGCCCCCTTCCTAGAGTTCAGCGCAAGCGGCCACACATTGCGAGGAAAGTCGATGACCGACATCGTGGACCACGCGCGCGGCGCATTGCGCGCGCAACCGTTCAGCATGCTGCTCGGCACGGAGCTGATGCATATCGGCGACAACGAAGTGTCGCTGTGTCTCGCCGTGCGCGACGAACTGCGGCAGCAGCACGGTTTCGTGCACGGCGGCGTCATCAGCTATCTCGCCGACAACGCGCTCACGTTCGCGGGCGCGCTCGCGCTGGGCCCGCGCGTCGTCACCGGCGAATACAAGATCAACTATCTGCGGCCGGCCGTGAACGGCACGCTGGTCGCGCGCGCGAAGCTCGTCTATGCGGGGCGGCACCAGGCGACGTGCCAGTGTCACGTGTTCGTCATCGACGGCGATCACGAACGGCTCGTCGCGATCGCGCAAGGCACGATCAATCGCGTCGGCGACGGCAAGAATCCGGGCGCGCCGCAGGAAACCGCGTAAGCGCGGTGCGGGCCGCGCGTCGGCTTTCGTGCGGCGCGGCATGCGGCGGCGGGATCGTCGGCACGGTACGGCACGGCGCGTCTCGCCGTCACGGCGGCCCCCGCTTCACCTCACGCGGAATCGTCGTTCAACGGCATGAACCGCGGCGCCACGCGCGCGCGCAGATTGCCGTCGCGGTCGGTGCGATAAAGGCCGCGCGCGACGTTGTGCGGATGGTCGGCCGCGTCGGCCACGCTCAGCACCGGCGCGAAGCACGCGTCGGTCCCTTCGAGCAGCGCGCGCCAATGCGCAGACGGATGCTGCGCGAACACCTCGGCGAAACGCGCCTTCAGCGCGGGCCAGCGCGTGCGGTCGTACTGCGACGCCGGATCGACGTCGGCCAGCCCGAGCCGTTCGATCAGCAGCGCATAGAACGGCGGTTCGAGCGCGCCGATCGTCACGCATTCCCCGTCGGCGCAGCGATACACGTCGTAGAACGGCGCGTCGTGAAACAGGCTCGGCTGCGCGCCGTCGAGCTGGCCGCTCGCACGCGCCCATAGCGCCAGCGTGCCGAGCATCGACACGATGTCGACGATCGCGCCGTCGACGACACGGCCGGGCCCGCCCGCGCGCACGTCGAACAGCGCGCAGGCGATGCCGAACGCGAGGCCGAGCGCGCCGCCCGCATCGCCGACGACGGTCGGCGGCAGGCCCGGCCGGCCGTCGCGAGGCGCGGACAGCGACAGCATCCCTGTCAGCGCGACATAGTTCAGATCGTGTCCGGCAGCCGACGCGAGCGGGCCGTGCTGGCCCCAGCCCGTCATCCGCGCGTAGACGAGCTTCGGATTGCGGCGCGCGCAGGCGTCGGGGCCGAGGCCGACGCGCTCCATCGCGCCGGGGCGCAGCCCTTCGATCAGTGCATCGGCGTGCGCGACGAGGTCCAGTGCGGCCTCGCGGCCGGCGGCGGACTTCAGATCGAGTTCGACGATCGTCTTGCCTTCGCGCAGCAGATCGCCGTCGCGGCTGCGCAAGGCGTCGGGCGCACTCGAACGGCCGGCAGGACGCGCGACCAGCGTGATGCGCGCGCCCATGCCGGCGAGCATCCATCCGGCGAGCGGGCCGGGGCCGAGGCCTTCGAATTCGACGACGTGGACGCCGGAAAGCGGTGCGTCAAGCGACATGCTGTTCTCCCGTCTTCGCGGCCGTTCGATACGAGCGCTTTTCGCGTCTGCGCCGAACCCGTGCGTCGCGGTCGATCGACATTCGCGCTCGCACGCCGCTCAAACAAAAAATCCCCGCGCAGCGACTCCGCTTCACGGGGATCGAATCGATGGCCGGTCGCCTCAGAACGCGTCGCCCGGCACGCGCACCCACCCTTCCATCAGCACGCGCGCACTGCGGCTCATGATCGCCTTCGTGACCGTCCATTCGCCGTTCTCGAACTTCGCCTCCGCACCGACGCGCAGCGTGCCGGACGGATGCCCGAAGCGCACCGCGTTGCGCTCGCCGCCGCCGGCCGCGAGATTGACGAGCGTGCCGGGAATCGCCGCGGCCGTGCCGATCGCGACGGCCGCCGTGCCCATCATCGCGTGATGCAGCTTGCCCATCGACATCGCGCGCACCAGCAGGTCGACGTCGCCCGCGTTCACGCGCTTGCCGCTCGACGCGACATAGTCGGCCGGCTTGGCGACGAACGCGATCTTCGGCGTATGCTGCCGCGTCGCGATCTCGTCGAGCGTGTCGATCAGCCCCATGCGCAGCGCGCCATGCGCGCGGATCGCCTCGAACTTCTCGAGCGCCTTCGCGTCGCCGTTGATCGCGTCCTGCAGCTCGGTGCCCTTGTAGCCGATCGCTTCCGCGTCGACGAAGATCGTCGGAATCCCCGCGTTGATCATCGTCGCCTTCAGCGTGCCGACGCCCGGCACCGTCAGATCGTCGACGAGGTTGCCGGTCGGGAACATCGCGCCTCCCGCGCCCTCTTCGTCGGCGGCCGGAT
The sequence above is a segment of the Burkholderia multivorans ATCC BAA-247 genome. Coding sequences within it:
- the prpF gene encoding 2-methylaconitate cis-trans isomerase PrpF, which gives rise to MAHIPQIRIPATYMRGGTSKGVFFRLQDLPDAAQAPGAARDALLLRVIGSPDPYGKQIDGMGGATSSTSKTVIVSKSARPGHDIDYLFGQVAIDRAFVDWTGNCGNLSAAVGPFAIAGGLVDPARVPRDGIATVRIWQANIGKTIVAHVPITNGAVQETGDFELDGVTFPAAEVQLEFMDPAADEEGAGGAMFPTGNLVDDLTVPGVGTLKATMINAGIPTIFVDAEAIGYKGTELQDAINGDAKALEKFEAIRAHGALRMGLIDTLDEIATRQHTPKIAFVAKPADYVASSGKRVNAGDVDLLVRAMSMGKLHHAMMGTAAVAIGTAAAIPGTLVNLAAGGGERNAVRFGHPSGTLRVGAEAKFENGEWTVTKAIMSRSARVLMEGWVRVPGDAF
- a CDS encoding PaaI family thioesterase gives rise to the protein MTDIVDHARGALRAQPFSMLLGTELMHIGDNEVSLCLAVRDELRQQHGFVHGGVISYLADNALTFAGALALGPRVVTGEYKINYLRPAVNGTLVARAKLVYAGRHQATCQCHVFVIDGDHERLVAIAQGTINRVGDGKNPGAPQETA
- a CDS encoding CaiB/BaiF CoA transferase family protein, producing the protein MSLDAPLSGVHVVEFEGLGPGPLAGWMLAGMGARITLVARPAGRSSAPDALRSRDGDLLREGKTIVELDLKSAAGREAALDLVAHADALIEGLRPGAMERVGLGPDACARRNPKLVYARMTGWGQHGPLASAAGHDLNYVALTGMLSLSAPRDGRPGLPPTVVGDAGGALGLAFGIACALFDVRAGGPGRVVDGAIVDIVSMLGTLALWARASGQLDGAQPSLFHDAPFYDVYRCADGECVTIGALEPPFYALLIERLGLADVDPASQYDRTRWPALKARFAEVFAQHPSAHWRALLEGTDACFAPVLSVADAADHPHNVARGLYRTDRDGNLRARVAPRFMPLNDDSA